A genomic window from Glycine soja cultivar W05 chromosome 10, ASM419377v2, whole genome shotgun sequence includes:
- the LOC114371715 gene encoding zinc finger BED domain-containing protein DAYSLEEPER-like, translating into MGVAAVLDPRYKTDLLEYYYAIFYGNDADHQVKSIRQLCYDLLYDYQLRMNNDSSGDSQILEANVGNVVSDGLKKFDLFVIKKKRARTSYVRTELDVYLDEEVLPRSPNFDILLWWKLNGVKYPTLQAIARDVLAIPVSTVASESAFSTSGYIVSPHRSRLHWTTLEALMCARSWLWSAENSGNFNSNVGNENAILLTEMESDDEGEPTEPLITDVTSVAISRLEDDDFY; encoded by the exons ATGGGTGTCGCTGCTGTTTTGGATCCTAGGTACAAAACTGATTTGCTTGAATATTATTATGCAATCTTCTATGGAAATGATGCTGATCATCAAGTTAAGTCAATCCGACAATTGTGTTATGACTTGCTTTATGATTATCAATTGAGAATGAACAATGATTCTAGTGGTGATTCTCAAATATTGGAAGCTAATGTTGGTAATGTTGTCAGTGATGGTTTgaaaaaatttgatttgtttgtgattaagaaaaaaagagctAGAACTTCATATGTTAGAACAGAGTTGGATGTTTATTTGGATGAGGAAGTTTTACCAAGAAGtccaaattttgatattttattgtgGTGGAAGTTGAATGGTGTCAAGTATCCAACACTTCAAGCAATTGCAAGAGATGTGTTGGCGATTCCTGTTTCTACTGTAGCTTCTGAATCTGCGTTCAGTACCAGCGGTTATATTGTAAGCCCTCATCGAAGCCGACTTCATTGGACCACTTTAGAGGCTTTGATGTGTGCTAGAAGTTGGTTATGGAGTGCTGAGAACTcgg gtaattttaattctaatgTGGGAAATGAAAATGCTATTTTACTCACTGAAATGGAGTCTGATGATGAAG gTGAACCGACAGAACCATTGATAACTGACGTTACTTCTGTTGCAATCTCCCGccttgaagatgatgatttttattaa